GGAAGCTCGCGAAGATGAACCTCGCGCTGCGCGGCATCGAGGCTGATCTCGGCGAGAAGTCCGACGACTCGTTCGTCAACGACCTGCACCCCGACCTGCGCGCCGACTACGTGATCGCGAACCCTCCGTTCAACGTGTCGGACTGGTGGGACGCGAAGCTCGCGAACGACCCGCGCTGGAAGTACGGCACCCCGCCGAAGGGCAACGCGAACTTCGCGTGGGTGCAGCACTTCATCCACCACCTCAGCCCGAAGGGCACCGCCGGCTTCGTGCTCGCCAACGGATCCCTCTCTTCCAAGAGCGGCGGCGAGGGCGAGATCCGCGAGAACCTCGTCCGCGCCGGACTCGTCGACTGCATCGTTGCGATGCCCGACAAGCTGTTCTTCAACACCGGCATCCCCGTCGCCCTCTGGTTCGTCTCGAAGGACCGCGGCGGCAACGGACACCGCGAACGCCAGGGCGAGGTGTTGTTCATCGATGCCCGCAAGCTCGGCACCATGGAGAGCCGCCGCCTGCGCGTGCTCGATGACGATGACATCGCGAAGATCGCCGACACCTACCACGCGTGGCGCAACCACGACGGCGGATACGAGGACGTCCCCGGCTTCGCAAAGGCCGCAACACTCGACGAGATCGAGAAGCACGACTTCGTGCTCACCCCCGGTCGCTACGTCGGCGTCGAAGAAGCCGAGGCCGACGACGAGCCCATCGACGAGAAGATCACACGCCTCACGAGCGAGCTGCTCGCTGAGTTCGACCGTGGTGCCGAGCTCGAGAGGATCGTGCGCGAGAAGCTGGCAGGACTGAAGTGAATCGCGAACGCATGATGCTTGGGGATGCGCTCGAGCTGCTGATCGACCATCGCGGAAAGACGCCAAAGAAGCTCGGCGGAGACTGGACGACAGCAGGCCACCGCGTCGTGTCGGCCCTCAATATCAAGGGCAATCGAGTCGACGGCAACGATCACCACTACATCTCTGACGAGATGTACCGCCGTTGGATGAAGGTCCCACTTCGCAAAGGCGATGTATTGCTCACATCCGAGGCGCCGACAGGTGAGGTCGCGTTCGTCGGCGACGACGTCGACTGGGCTATCGGTCAACGCTTGTTCGCCTTGCGGGGACGTCCGGGGTTGCTTGACGGCCAGTACCTCTTCTACGCGCTGAGGGGTGGCCAGCTTCGGGACGACATGATGTCTCGAACCACAGGAACCACCGTCCAGGGAATTCGACAGGCCGAGCTCGTCAGGGTGATGATCGAACTCCCGCCCCTCCCGGAGCAGCGTGCGATCGCTGCGACGCTCGGCGCGCTCGACGACAAGATCGAGTCCAATCGGCGCGCGGTGGACGCGATGAACGGACTCGTCGCTGCTGAGTTTGAACGGTGTTTCGGACGACGTGCGCTGACGTTGGAGCTAGGGCGTGTTGATCAAGAAGGTGCGGGGTGGCCAGCCGCCGTGAGTTGCGCGGGAGAATGGGCGTGTGAAGATCCAGGTGCTGCATATCGAGGATTGCCCGAATTGGCAGGAGGCGGGCGATCGAGTACGGCTGGTGCTCGACTCGATCGGACGGGGCGATGTTCCGGTGGAGTTCGTGTTGATCCGCACCGAGGCTGAGGCGGTGAGCTCTGGTTTCGCGGGCTCGCCCACGATTCTTCTGGACGGTCAGGACTTGTTCCCGTCCCAGGGGAACACTGCCGACTTGGCGTGCAGGGTCTATCTGACCGAGCGCGGCTTTGCGGGTGCGCCGACGGTGGGACAGCTTGAGCGCACGCTGCAGGAGCGCGAAGCGCTCAGCGGAGATCGGTCTTGATCCAGATCAGCGCCGCGGCGAGGCTGACGGCGGCTCGGTAGTTGCGGGCGAGTTTGTCCGAGCGCATCGCGATGCCGCGCCACTGCTTGAGACGGTTGAAGCAGCGTTCTACGACGTTGCGTCCCTTGTAGCGTTCCTTCTGCTTGTCGCCGAAAGCGATCGGCCGGCCCGGCTTCTTGCGGCGGTGCGCGATCTGGTCGTCCCGCTCGGGGATGGTCGCCGCGATCCTCCGGTCGCGGAGCCAGGCGCGGTTCGCCCTTGAGGGGTACCCCTTGTCGGCGAGCACCCGGTCGGGGCGGGTGCGGGGGCGGCCCTTCCCGTCGCGGGGAACGCGGATGTTCTCCAGCACCGCGCTCATCATCGTGGTGTCGTTGATGTTCCCGGCGGTGATCATCATGCTCAGCGGCCGGCCGCGCCCGTCGCAGACCAGGTGCAGTTTGGTCGTCAGCCCGCCGCGGGAGCGTCCGATCCCGTGATCAGGCGGCTCGGACCACGGATTCTTGTGATTCGGCACAGCCCCCTGTGTCCCGGGCGAGGGTCGCGCCGTGCTGATGCACGCGCGCGATCGTGGAGTCGATCGAGACGACCCAGTCGATTTCCCCAGCGGCGTCGGCCTGCTTCTGCACCTCGGTGAGCAGCTTCTGCCAGGTGCCGTCCCCGGCCCACCGGTTGAACCGCTTGTAGATCGAGTTCCACTTCCCGAACCGTTCCGGAACGTCACGCCACGGCGCACCGGTCCGGTACTTCCACGCCATCCCCTCGATAGCGAGCCGGTGATCCGTCCACGGCCGCGACCGACCGGTCACCGTCGGCATCAACGGCTCCATCACGGCCCACACCTCGTCAGAGATCTCCTGTCGCGTCACCGTTCAAGACTCACCCACCGAGGAGCGGAACCTCTTGATCAACACGCCCTAGGGGAGTTGGCGCGTGTGGTGGACTGCCTTCACTCAAAGAAGCCCTCCAGGGCTGATGCTGGCCAGACGCTGATGCAACTCGACAATATTCGCGATGACGGCCTCGTTGACACGAGTAAGCGCTACACGATTACTGAGGACGACTATCGCAAGTGGTCGGCAAAGTTCGCGACGCAGCCGTGGGACCATGTGATCACCAACGTTGGACGGATCGGCGCGGTCGCGCGAATCCCTCAGGGTTTCGTTGCTGCGCTGGGGAGAAACATGACCGGGATCCGCCCCAATGATCCAACGGAGAGCGGGGCATTCATCTGCGCCGCGTTGCAGGCGCCGGCGGTGCGGCGCGAGATCGAGCTGCGAACTGACGCGGGGACGATCATGAACGCACTGAATGTCCGGTCGATCCCTCACCTCCGACTGCCTAAGAGTTCGGCTGACGAGCGCCGCCGTTTCCACTCGCTAGTGGCGCCCAGGCTCATCCTGATGGATCACGCGCTGCAGGAGTCGCAACGTCTCGCCGCGCTCCGTGACGTGTTGCTCCCGGAGCTCCTCTCGGGGCGTATCCGCGTGCCGGCCGACGAGGTCGCGTGATCCGGATGTCGCCCGGGTCGTGTATCCATGTGGATGAAGGGGTAATCCACGTTCGCGCCGCGAAAGGGTCCGGATGTCGCTGATGAACGAGGCGGTGCTCGAGGAGAGCGCGCTCGGGTGGTTCGCTGAGCTGGGGTTCCACACGCTGAACGCGTCGCTCATCGCCCCGGGTGAGCCGGATTCGGAGCGGGTCTCGCTCAGCGAGTGCATCCTCGAGGGTCGCCTGCGTGATGCGGTGGCGCGGATCAACCCCGGCGCCACCGCCGACATGGTCGATGCCGCGGTGGGGGAGATCCTGGCGATCGGCGAGCAGAGCGCGATCGAGGAGAACAGGCGCATCCACCTGATCCTCACCCATGGCATCGGCGTGGAGTATCGCGACGATGACGGCATCCTGCGCACCCGCCTGATGCGGGTGATCGACTTCGACAACCCGGATGAGAACGACTGGCTCGCCGCCAACCAGTTCACCATCCACGAGAACAAGAACCGGCGCCCCGATGTGCTGGTATTCGTCAACGGACTGCCGGTGGCGCTGTTCGAGCTGAAGAACCCTGTCGCCGAGAACGCGACGATGCAGTCAGCGTGGAACCAGATCCAGACGTATCGGTCGGATATCCCCTCGGTGTTCCGCACGAACGTCGTCACGATCATCTCGGACGGCCTCTCGGCGGCGATGAGTACCTTCACCGGGGCGTTCGAGCATTACGCGCCGTGGAAATCGATCGATTCGCCGACGCCGGTGCAAGGGAAGCCGTCCCTCGAGGTGCTGATCAAGGGCGTCTTCGAGAAGAAGCGGTTCCTCGATCTCGTCCGTAACTTCGTGGTGTTCAGCGATGAGACCACAAACGATGCGAAGACGGGCCAGTCGAAGCGTGTGCTCGTCAAGCGCGTGGCGAAGTACCACCAGTTCTGGGCGGTGAACGCGGCTGTTGAGTCGACGGTGCGCGCGTCGAGTCCGGACGGGGATCGGCGCGGTGGTGTCGTGTGGCACACGCAGGGGTCGGGCAAGAGCTTCGAGATGGTGTTCTACGCGGCGAAGGTCATGCAGGATCCGCGGATGATGAACCCGACGCTCGTGTTCATCACCGACCGCAACGACCTCGACGATCAGCTCTTCACCGACACGTTCGCGCCCGCGCACATCCTCCCCGAGACCCCGGTGCAGGCAGACTCCCGCGCCGACCTGCGCAAGCTCCTGACGCGCGCCTCGGGCGGGATCGTGTTCACGACGCTGCACAAGTTCGCGCCCGGGGACGCCGGCGACACCAACCCGGTGCTCACCGACCGGCGCAACGTCGTCGTGATCGCGGACGAGGCGCACCGCTCCCAATACGGTCTGAAGGACCGGATGGACGCGCACGGCCGAGTGAAGCCGGGCCTGGCGAAGAGCATGCGCGACGCCCTGCCAGGTGCGACGTTCCTCGGCTTCACGGGCACGCCGATCGACGACGCGGACAAGTCCACGCGCGCGGTGTTCGGTGACTACATCGACGTGTACGACCTCACCCGTGCGGTGCAGGACGGCGCGACGGTGAAGATCTACTACGAGGCCCGCGTCGCCCCGCTCGATCTGTCCAAGGACGACAGGGAAGCGCTCGATGACCTCGCCGACGAGATCATCGACGGGGTCGACGAGAACACCGGCAACGACGCGAAGGCGAAGTGGTCGCGCATGGAGGCGATCGTCGGCGCCGAACCGCGCCTGGAGCGCATCGCCGAGGACATCGACGAGCACTGGGAGCGCCGCAAGATCGCCGCCTTCGGGAAGGCGATGATCGTCACGATGAGCCGCAAGATCGCGGTGCGCCTGTACGACAAGCTCGTCGCCAAGCATCCCGACTGGCATGACCCGGATCCGAAGAAGGGCAAGATCAAGGTCATCATCACCGGGTCGGCCGCGAGCGAGCAGTGGGCACAGCCCCACATCTACTCGAAGAAGGTCCGCCAGGAGCTGCAGGCGCGGGCGAAGGACCCGGCCGATCCGCTCGAGATCGTGATCGTCTGCGACATGTGGCTCACCGGGTTCGACGCGCCCGTGCTGCACACCATGTATGTCGACAAGTCCATGCGCGGCGCCGGCCTCATGCAGGCCATCGCCCGCGTCAACCGTCGATTCCGTGACAAGGACGGCGGCCTCATCGTCGACTACATCGGCCTGCTGTCCAACCTCGAAGACGCCCTCGCCGTGTACTCCCCGTCCGACAGGGAGCAGGCCGGCGTCCCGATCGACGAGGTAATCGACGTCATGCTCGAGAAGCACGACATCGTCAAGGCGATGCTGCATGAGCATCCCTATGATTCCTCGCCATCCCTGTCCGGCGCGGAACAGCTGCAGCAGATCGCGAGCATGGCGAACTTCGTCCTCGCCGATGACGGCCGCGCGAAGCGGTTCCTCGACCAGGTGCTCGCCCTCGTCAAGGCCCACTCGCTCGCCGGTGCTGACGACAGGGCGCGGGCGATCATGGACGACGTGCGGCTGTTCACGTCCGTGCGGGTCGCGGTGATGAAGCTCCAGAACCCGAACGATCGCCCCGGCGTGCGCCCGCAGGACCTCGACACCGCGTTCACGCAGCTCATGAACGCGGCGGTCGCGGCCGACAAGGTCGTCGACATCTACGCCCGTGCCGGCATGAACTCGCAGGAGCTGTCGCTGCTGTCGGACGAGTTCCTCGAGTCGCTGAAGCACACCGAGCAGCCCAACCTGCAGCAGGCCCTGCTGCGGCGCCTGATGAACAACGAGATCCGGTCCCTGCGCCGCTCCAATATCGTGCAGGCGAAGAAGTTCTCCGAGATGCTCG
This genomic interval from Microbacterium sediminis contains the following:
- a CDS encoding type I restriction-modification system subunit M; amino-acid sequence: MARVAKPKPQKTLEQTLWEAADKLRGNQEPSEYKHVVLGLVFLKYISDRFTERRTALEAELAADGLDAEAIAEFLEDRDEYTSQNVFWVPETARWEYVLGRAKLPTIGQDIDKAMDAIEKENASVRGVLPRNYGRDGLDKKRLGELVDLIGSIGFTSTDDHGADDVLGRVYEYFLGQFAGKETGKDAGAFYTPRSVVKTLVEMLEPYSGRVYDPACGSGGMFVQSAEFVKAHGGKRSDISVYGQEFTDTTWKLAKMNLALRGIEADLGEKSDDSFVNDLHPDLRADYVIANPPFNVSDWWDAKLANDPRWKYGTPPKGNANFAWVQHFIHHLSPKGTAGFVLANGSLSSKSGGEGEIRENLVRAGLVDCIVAMPDKLFFNTGIPVALWFVSKDRGGNGHRERQGEVLFIDARKLGTMESRRLRVLDDDDIAKIADTYHAWRNHDGGYEDVPGFAKAATLDEIEKHDFVLTPGRYVGVEEAEADDEPIDEKITRLTSELLAEFDRGAELERIVREKLAGLK
- a CDS encoding restriction endonuclease subunit S, encoding MNRERMMLGDALELLIDHRGKTPKKLGGDWTTAGHRVVSALNIKGNRVDGNDHHYISDEMYRRWMKVPLRKGDVLLTSEAPTGEVAFVGDDVDWAIGQRLFALRGRPGLLDGQYLFYALRGGQLRDDMMSRTTGTTVQGIRQAELVRVMIELPPLPEQRAIAATLGALDDKIESNRRAVDAMNGLVAAEFERCFGRRALTLELGRVDQEGAGWPAAVSCAGEWACEDPGAAYRGLPELAGGGRSSTAGARLDRTGRCSGGVRVDPHRG
- a CDS encoding IS5 family transposase (programmed frameshift), producing the protein MEPLMPTVTGRSRPWTDHRLAIEGMAWKYRTGAPWRDVPERFGKWNSIYKRFNRWAGDGTWQKLLTEVQKQADAAGEIDWVVSIDSTIARVHQHGATLARDTGAVPNHKNPWSEPPDHGIGRSRGGLTTKLHLVCDGRGRPLSMMITAGNINDTTMMSAVLENIRVPRDGKGRPRTRPDRVLADKGYPSRANRAWLRDRRIAATIPERDDQIAHRRKKPGRPIAFGDKQKERYKGRNVVERCFNRLKQWRGIAMRSDKLARNYRAAVSLAAALIWIKTDLR
- a CDS encoding restriction endonuclease subunit S encodes the protein MQLDNIRDDGLVDTSKRYTITEDDYRKWSAKFATQPWDHVITNVGRIGAVARIPQGFVAALGRNMTGIRPNDPTESGAFICAALQAPAVRREIELRTDAGTIMNALNVRSIPHLRLPKSSADERRRFHSLVAPRLILMDHALQESQRLAALRDVLLPELLSGRIRVPADEVA
- a CDS encoding type I restriction endonuclease subunit R, encoding MSLMNEAVLEESALGWFAELGFHTLNASLIAPGEPDSERVSLSECILEGRLRDAVARINPGATADMVDAAVGEILAIGEQSAIEENRRIHLILTHGIGVEYRDDDGILRTRLMRVIDFDNPDENDWLAANQFTIHENKNRRPDVLVFVNGLPVALFELKNPVAENATMQSAWNQIQTYRSDIPSVFRTNVVTIISDGLSAAMSTFTGAFEHYAPWKSIDSPTPVQGKPSLEVLIKGVFEKKRFLDLVRNFVVFSDETTNDAKTGQSKRVLVKRVAKYHQFWAVNAAVESTVRASSPDGDRRGGVVWHTQGSGKSFEMVFYAAKVMQDPRMMNPTLVFITDRNDLDDQLFTDTFAPAHILPETPVQADSRADLRKLLTRASGGIVFTTLHKFAPGDAGDTNPVLTDRRNVVVIADEAHRSQYGLKDRMDAHGRVKPGLAKSMRDALPGATFLGFTGTPIDDADKSTRAVFGDYIDVYDLTRAVQDGATVKIYYEARVAPLDLSKDDREALDDLADEIIDGVDENTGNDAKAKWSRMEAIVGAEPRLERIAEDIDEHWERRKIAAFGKAMIVTMSRKIAVRLYDKLVAKHPDWHDPDPKKGKIKVIITGSAASEQWAQPHIYSKKVRQELQARAKDPADPLEIVIVCDMWLTGFDAPVLHTMYVDKSMRGAGLMQAIARVNRRFRDKDGGLIVDYIGLLSNLEDALAVYSPSDREQAGVPIDEVIDVMLEKHDIVKAMLHEHPYDSSPSLSGAEQLQQIASMANFVLADDGRAKRFLDQVLALVKAHSLAGADDRARAIMDDVRLFTSVRVAVMKLQNPNDRPGVRPQDLDTAFTQLMNAAVAADKVVDIYARAGMNSQELSLLSDEFLESLKHTEQPNLQQALLRRLMNNEIRSLRRSNIVQAKKFSEMLDAALTKYTNRTLSTAEIIAELVKMAKEMKGKTDVAKRAEELGLRIDEVAFYDAVAENESAVLELGDETLKKIVRELVMKIRNSVTIDWRNKESVQAQMRSQIKRILARYKYPPDGREHAIELVIQQAALLADGVAA